GTCCTCGGGTACTCGAAGCGCATCGCCGAGAGGCTCACCTCGGGCGCGGCGGCTGCGTCGGGTCGGAGGTACGTCAGTGTGCGCTTCGGGAACGTCCTGGGAAGCCGAGGGTCCGCACTCGAGAGCTTCCAGTCGCAGATCGACGTCGGGGGGCCCGTGACCGTGACGGATCCTGAGGTGACCCGCTACTTCATGACCGTCTCGGAAGCTGTGCAGCTCGTGGTCCAAGCGGGAGCGATCGGGCGACCGGGTGAGGTGCTCGTCCTCGACATGGGTGAGCCGGTCATGATCGAGGAGGTGGTTCGGCAACTCGCGGCGATCAAACACCGAGACGTGGAGATCGTCTACACGGGTCTGCGTCCCGGCGAGAAGCTCCACGAGGTCCTGTGGGGTGAAGAGGAGCTCGACCAGCGGCCGTCACACCCACTGATCTCGCAGGTCGCCGTACCATCGTTGGATCCGTCGGCTGTCGACAGCATTGATCTCGCTGGTCCCGCGGAAGTGGTTGTCGCACAAATGAAGACTCTCTGTGGCTCAGGCCTGGGGACGGCGACGACCTAACCGGGAGCGTGCGAGCCGCCTCCGATGGCTCGCCATGTGACGTTCGGCCAGTTCTCCGGGTCCGTCAGGCGGCGACCGTCCACCAGGGCGGCGATTCCGGGGAGATCGGCTGGACCCAGCTCGGCGTACTGAGTGTGATCGGTGTGAACGACGGCGGCGTCGCATCGCTCGCCGAGTGCGTAGGGCTCGAAGCCGGCAGCGCGGATCTCTTCCGACGTGTAGAGAGGATCGTGCACAGCGACGTTCGCGCCCCGAGCCGAGAGCGCCTCTACGAGTGGTCCGGTCCCGGAGAAGGCTGATTCCTTGACACCGCCCCGGTACGCGAGCCCGAGGACCGCGACGCGCCGCTCCATCAGGCCGCCCAGAGCCTCCTCGAGGAGTCGGGCGCCGTACTCGGGCATCGCGTCGTTCACGGCGCGGGCGGCTCGGGGAAGGCGGGCGTCGGGCTCACCGAACAGGTAGAGATGGGGATAGACGGGGACGCAATGGCCGCCCACGGCGATTCCCGGCGAGTGGAGATGACTGAAGGGCTGCGAGTTCGCTGCCTCGATGAGCCGTTCGATGTCCAGATCAAGGCGCTGCGCTGCGACGGCGAACTCGTTGGAGAGAGCGATGTTCACGTCGCGGTAGATGACCTCCATCAGCTTCGTGAGCTCCGTTGCCTCGGATGAACCGAGATCCCAGACCCCTGATGGCCGAGCAAGATCGGACCTCGTGTCGAAAGTGAGGACAGATTGGAAGAAGGCTGTCGCGCGCGCGCCGCTCGCGGCGTCGACTCCGCCGACGAGCTTGGGATAACGACGCAGATCGGCGAAGACACTGCCACTCGAGACGCGCTCGGGACTGTGGCACACGAAGAGATCGACTCCGAGCTCTAGGCCCGACGTCTCGGCGAGATCGGCTGCGAGACGTCGGGTCGTCCCCACGGGAAGTGTCGTCTCATAGGAGACGAGTGTCCCCGCGTGGATGGCGGAGCCGATTGCATCAGTGGCGCTGTCGAGCTGGTCGAAGAGCGGCTCCTGACGATCGTCGATGACGAGGGGGACGGCCACGACGACCGTTGTTGCTCCGGCGACAGCCTCGTCCGCTGACACCGTTGCCGCAAAGACACCCGCATTGATCGCAGCTCTCAGACCGTCTCGCAGCCCGGGTTCGCCGGGGAAGGATGGATCGCCAGAATTGACGGACACGACGACGGCGGGATCAGTGTCCATGCCCACCACCTCGTTGCCCGCGCCTGCGAACTGGAC
This Acidimicrobiia bacterium DNA region includes the following protein-coding sequences:
- a CDS encoding nucleotide sugar dehydrogenase, with protein sequence MTVAVIGLGKIGLPLAVQFAGAGNEVVGMDTDPAVVVSVNSGDPSFPGEPGLRDGLRAAINAGVFAATVSADEAVAGATTVVVAVPLVIDDRQEPLFDQLDSATDAIGSAIHAGTLVSYETTLPVGTTRRLAADLAETSGLELGVDLFVCHSPERVSSGSVFADLRRYPKLVGGVDAASGARATAFFQSVLTFDTRSDLARPSGVWDLGSSEATELTKLMEVIYRDVNIALSNEFAVAAQRLDLDIERLIEAANSQPFSHLHSPGIAVGGHCVPVYPHLYLFGEPDARLPRAARAVNDAMPEYGARLLEEALGGLMERRVAVLGLAYRGGVKESAFSGTGPLVEALSARGANVAVHDPLYTSEEIRAAGFEPYALGERCDAAVVHTDHTQYAELGPADLPGIAALVDGRRLTDPENWPNVTWRAIGGGSHAPG